From Sediminibacterium sp. TEGAF015, a single genomic window includes:
- a CDS encoding S41 family peptidase, whose product MGPKKLQVWLPLLFAIVMIVGMMIGFQLKEKTLSPQFFSPNSRSSLQELTELIKTRYVDKVSQDSINGLVSNELLKHLDPHSVFIPSEELQAANEDIMGNFQGIGIEFRQINDTVNVMNIMPGGPAEKVGLQAGDQLIFVNDSISIAGKKLDGNAIRKLFRGPAASTVKVTYLRAGKMREATITRGNIPVSSVDASYMIAPKVGFIRLNKFAERTYEEFMTELEKLQAQKMERLILDLRGNTGGLMKEAVDMADEFLSDNKLIVYTEGENSPRTNFTAKRPGLFETGKLIVLIDETSASASEILAGALQDWDRAIIMGRRSFGKGLVQQQFQLSDGAAVRLTVARYFTPLGRNIQKSYAEGYDKYNEELVGRFHPNDSVAKKDSIARTVKKYKTPAGKIVFGGGGITPDSTVLFDSTLYTRSVLQVLMTSTLNDFAYYDFVANRSQYTQYKTATDFNKQYQVSPAQWKAFVQYAAKEGLNFNTIDARSKAFIENRIKALIARQLWRTNGYFVVANAADILVEKALNVIEK is encoded by the coding sequence ATGGGTCCTAAAAAATTGCAGGTTTGGTTACCATTATTATTTGCTATAGTAATGATTGTGGGAATGATGATTGGATTCCAGTTGAAGGAGAAAACCCTTTCACCTCAGTTTTTCAGCCCCAATAGCAGATCTTCCCTGCAGGAGTTGACAGAATTGATTAAAACCCGTTATGTAGACAAGGTTTCTCAGGATAGCATTAATGGGCTAGTGTCAAATGAACTGCTCAAGCACCTTGATCCTCATTCTGTATTTATTCCATCTGAAGAACTCCAGGCTGCCAACGAAGACATCATGGGGAACTTTCAGGGTATCGGAATAGAATTCCGACAAATCAATGATACGGTTAATGTAATGAATATTATGCCGGGAGGTCCTGCAGAAAAAGTGGGATTGCAAGCAGGCGATCAGTTGATTTTTGTAAATGACAGTATTTCCATTGCTGGTAAAAAACTGGACGGGAATGCCATTCGCAAACTTTTTAGAGGGCCCGCAGCATCTACTGTAAAAGTTACATACCTGAGAGCCGGTAAAATGCGAGAAGCTACTATTACCCGGGGCAATATTCCGGTAAGCTCCGTTGACGCCTCTTATATGATAGCCCCCAAAGTTGGATTTATTCGCCTGAATAAATTTGCCGAGAGAACATATGAAGAGTTCATGACCGAACTGGAAAAGTTACAGGCACAAAAAATGGAAAGACTAATTCTGGATTTGCGTGGCAACACAGGTGGATTAATGAAAGAGGCGGTGGATATGGCTGATGAGTTTTTATCGGACAATAAATTGATTGTATATACCGAAGGGGAGAACTCTCCCAGAACCAATTTTACTGCCAAGCGTCCGGGACTTTTTGAGACTGGCAAGTTGATTGTATTGATTGATGAAACATCTGCTTCAGCCAGTGAAATTTTAGCTGGTGCATTGCAAGATTGGGATCGAGCTATTATCATGGGTAGAAGATCCTTTGGTAAGGGCTTGGTACAGCAACAATTTCAATTAAGTGATGGGGCGGCCGTTCGTTTGACTGTAGCCAGGTACTTCACGCCATTGGGTAGAAATATTCAGAAGTCTTATGCAGAAGGGTACGATAAATACAATGAAGAGTTAGTAGGCCGTTTTCACCCGAACGATTCTGTAGCTAAAAAAGATTCTATTGCACGCACAGTAAAAAAATACAAAACTCCGGCTGGTAAGATTGTATTTGGAGGCGGGGGGATTACACCTGACTCAACTGTATTGTTTGATTCAACTTTGTATACCCGCTCCGTTTTACAGGTCCTTATGACTAGCACTTTGAATGATTTTGCCTATTATGATTTTGTTGCTAATCGTTCCCAATACACCCAATATAAAACAGCAACTGATTTTAACAAACAATACCAAGTGAGTCCAGCACAATGGAAGGCTTTTGTACAATATGCTGCCAAAGAGGGATTGAATTTTAATACCATTGATGCAAGAAGTAAGGCGTTTATTGAAAACAGAATTAAGGCTTTGATTGCCCGTCAGCTGTGGAGAACCAACGGCTATTTTGTTGTAGCCAACGCCGCTGACATCCTGGTTGAAAAAGCCTTGAATGTGATTGAGAAATAA
- a CDS encoding N-acetylglucosamine kinase has product MPAILIADSGSTKCEWCLLENGKKKTVLTPAISPYFVSGEEMIQILNKQLIPKIKHAKVKALHFYGTGLGNPANVAIMKKVFNQLFPKTKTEINTDLLGIARASCGKEKGIACILGTGSNACYYNGKKIVNISPGLGYVLGDEGSGAYLGKKVIQYYLYKTFDEDLMNRFQKKYGETHASILENVYKKPLANRYLASFALFLSENRGHFMIENIIEDGLNDFFFTHLYKFKESWTQPIHFVGSVGFGFRDVLKELCNSYELELGKVLKTPMPGLVAYHNQ; this is encoded by the coding sequence ATGCCTGCCATCTTAATTGCCGACAGCGGATCAACCAAATGCGAGTGGTGTTTACTAGAAAACGGCAAGAAAAAAACCGTACTAACCCCCGCCATAAGTCCATATTTTGTTTCCGGAGAAGAAATGATCCAGATCCTGAACAAACAACTTATACCGAAAATAAAGCATGCAAAAGTGAAGGCATTGCACTTCTATGGAACCGGTTTAGGTAATCCGGCGAATGTGGCCATCATGAAAAAGGTATTCAATCAACTGTTCCCAAAAACCAAAACAGAAATTAACACCGATTTATTGGGTATTGCCAGGGCTTCCTGCGGTAAAGAAAAAGGGATAGCTTGTATTTTGGGTACCGGATCTAATGCCTGTTATTACAATGGCAAAAAAATTGTCAATATCAGTCCGGGATTGGGGTATGTATTAGGTGACGAAGGTTCCGGTGCTTATCTGGGTAAAAAAGTAATTCAGTACTATCTGTACAAAACTTTTGACGAAGACTTGATGAATCGCTTTCAAAAAAAATACGGCGAAACCCATGCAAGTATATTAGAAAATGTCTACAAAAAACCATTGGCAAACCGTTATCTGGCCAGCTTTGCCCTTTTCCTTTCGGAAAACAGAGGGCATTTCATGATTGAAAATATCATTGAAGACGGACTGAACGATTTTTTCTTTACGCATCTTTATAAATTCAAAGAAAGCTGGACCCAGCCGATTCACTTTGTAGGTAGTGTTGGATTTGGATTTAGAGATGTTTTAAAAGAACTTTGTAACAGTTACGAATTAGAATTAGGAAAAGTATTAAAGACACCAATGCCTGGATTAGTGGCATATCATAATCAATAA
- the murQ gene encoding N-acetylmuramic acid 6-phosphate etherase, which translates to MGNFVKVTEQSSRYNHLEKMSIQEILTNINQEDKTVPDAVEKAIPQIEKLVSAISDKMLQGGRLFYMGAGTSGRLGILDASECPPTYGVPHGLVIGLIAGGEKAITQAVEFAEDSADEGWSDLQKHYINDKDVVIGLAASGTTPYVIGALKECRKRGIITGSISCNPNSPVSEAADFPVEVVVGPEFVTGSTRMKSGTAQKLVLNMISTAVMIQLGRVEDNKMVNMQLSNIKLVDRGVKMVMDNLGLNDYEKAKDLLLKYGSVKKAVESFESE; encoded by the coding sequence ATGGGGAATTTTGTAAAAGTAACCGAGCAGTCTTCCAGATACAATCATCTGGAGAAAATGAGTATCCAGGAAATTTTAACCAATATTAACCAAGAAGACAAAACCGTTCCGGATGCTGTTGAGAAAGCCATCCCTCAAATTGAAAAACTGGTATCTGCTATTTCGGATAAAATGCTTCAGGGCGGGCGTCTGTTTTATATGGGTGCTGGAACCAGCGGGCGTCTGGGAATTTTAGATGCCAGCGAATGTCCCCCCACTTATGGCGTACCTCATGGTTTGGTGATTGGACTGATTGCCGGAGGCGAAAAAGCCATTACTCAGGCTGTTGAATTTGCAGAAGACAGTGCAGATGAAGGCTGGAGTGATTTACAAAAACATTATATCAACGATAAAGACGTAGTTATTGGATTGGCCGCCAGTGGTACAACCCCCTATGTAATTGGCGCATTGAAAGAATGCCGGAAAAGAGGAATCATTACTGGTAGCATCAGTTGTAATCCCAACTCACCTGTTTCGGAAGCAGCAGACTTTCCGGTAGAAGTGGTAGTAGGGCCCGAGTTTGTTACCGGCAGCACACGCATGAAAAGCGGAACTGCACAGAAGCTGGTACTTAACATGATTTCTACCGCAGTTATGATACAATTAGGTCGTGTAGAAGACAACAAAATGGTCAATATGCAGTTAAGCAATATTAAACTGGTTGACCGTGGCGTAAAAATGGTTATGGACAACCTGGGTCTTAACGATTATGAAAAAGCAAAAGACCTCCTGCTTAAATACGGTAGTGTAAAGAAGGCTGTTGAGTCTTTTGAGAGTGAATAA
- a CDS encoding dienelactone hydrolase family protein, whose product MNQEIIDLYDEYTHKPLSRPEFLSRLAILTGGMAAALSILPMIEVNAANANVTATDDLDTETITYEGINGTMSAYVAKPKNAKKLAAVIVIHENRGLNAHIEDVARRAAKAGYLAIAPNILSPLGELPKNDDELRAKFATLKPEESLENFIRAVSYAKSRKDCNGKVGCVGFCWGGAMANNLAVQVPELKAAVAYYGRQPDAAKVPQIKAAVMLHYGGLDTRVNEGIPAYEAALKASNIKYELFIYDNVNHAFHNDTAPARYNEEAAKLSWERTIGFFGKYLKS is encoded by the coding sequence ATGAACCAGGAAATCATTGATCTATACGACGAATACACGCACAAACCTTTGAGCAGACCTGAGTTTTTGAGCAGACTGGCTATACTGACAGGAGGCATGGCAGCTGCACTAAGCATATTGCCAATGATTGAAGTGAATGCGGCAAATGCAAATGTTACAGCCACAGATGACCTGGATACTGAAACCATAACTTATGAAGGCATCAATGGTACCATGAGTGCCTATGTAGCAAAACCCAAAAATGCTAAGAAGCTCGCAGCTGTTATTGTTATACATGAAAACAGAGGATTGAATGCACATATTGAAGATGTAGCCAGAAGAGCAGCCAAAGCGGGCTATCTTGCTATTGCCCCGAACATATTATCTCCATTGGGAGAACTCCCCAAAAACGACGATGAATTGAGAGCTAAGTTTGCCACTTTAAAACCAGAGGAGAGTCTCGAAAATTTCATCCGAGCTGTTTCTTATGCTAAAAGCAGAAAAGACTGTAATGGAAAGGTAGGTTGTGTAGGATTCTGCTGGGGCGGAGCAATGGCCAATAACCTGGCTGTTCAGGTTCCAGAATTAAAAGCAGCAGTTGCGTATTATGGAAGACAGCCTGATGCGGCAAAAGTACCTCAGATCAAAGCAGCTGTTATGTTACATTATGGGGGATTGGACACGCGGGTAAACGAAGGAATTCCGGCTTATGAAGCTGCCTTAAAAGCGAGCAATATAAAATATGAATTGTTTATTTATGACAATGTAAACCATGCATTTCATAATGATACAGCTCCAGCACGTTACAATGAAGAAGCAGCTAAATTATCCTGGGAAAGAACCATTGGCTTTTTTGGTAAGTACCTAAAATCTTAA
- a CDS encoding ABC transporter ATP-binding protein: protein MVFLDLQELCKQEGENMVLHPLHFTMQEGERVAIAGETGSGKSTLLKLIAGLAQPTGGNVYFEGMRVLGPEEQLLPGHPKIAYLSQHYELRNNYKVHELLEMTNQLDYRSAQQIFEVCRIAHLMMRRSDELSGGEKQRIALAKQLISYPTLLLLDEPFSNLDRVHKTLIRSVIDDICDKLKVTCILVSHDATDLLSWADRILIMQDGQLVQQGTPKQLYHHPVNEYVAALMGEYNLINTKTHEVFVQMLGEGVRGKRALIRPEQLAISVSRPSNQHWVEGVVQKVMFFGAYYAIEVLVDGFLLKVSTHSFLFNPGDIVFVYVASSSAT, encoded by the coding sequence ATGGTTTTTCTAGACTTACAGGAACTATGTAAACAGGAAGGAGAGAATATGGTATTACACCCCTTGCATTTTACCATGCAGGAAGGGGAACGTGTGGCCATTGCCGGGGAAACCGGATCGGGAAAGTCTACTTTGCTAAAACTGATTGCAGGGCTGGCGCAGCCTACAGGTGGGAATGTTTATTTTGAAGGGATGCGGGTACTGGGACCCGAGGAGCAACTACTGCCCGGGCATCCTAAAATTGCCTATTTGTCTCAGCACTATGAACTTCGGAATAATTATAAAGTGCACGAGTTGTTGGAAATGACCAATCAGTTAGATTATCGCTCTGCACAGCAAATTTTTGAAGTCTGCAGAATTGCTCACTTGATGATGCGTCGTTCTGATGAATTGTCGGGCGGTGAAAAACAGCGGATTGCTTTGGCGAAACAATTGATATCTTATCCTACATTATTGTTGCTCGACGAACCGTTCTCCAATTTGGACAGAGTGCACAAGACATTAATCAGATCGGTGATTGACGATATATGTGATAAGCTAAAAGTCACCTGTATCCTGGTTTCCCATGATGCTACAGATTTGTTGTCTTGGGCAGATCGCATATTGATTATGCAGGATGGACAACTGGTGCAACAGGGAACGCCCAAACAATTGTACCATCATCCTGTAAATGAATATGTAGCTGCTTTAATGGGAGAATACAACTTAATCAATACCAAAACACACGAAGTGTTTGTGCAAATGTTAGGAGAGGGAGTAAGAGGGAAAAGAGCATTGATCAGACCAGAGCAGCTGGCCATTAGTGTGTCCAGACCATCAAACCAGCACTGGGTTGAGGGTGTCGTGCAAAAAGTAATGTTCTTCGGTGCCTATTATGCCATTGAAGTGTTGGTAGATGGATTCCTTTTAAAAGTAAGCACGCATTCGTTTTTATTTAATCCTGGAGACATCGTATTTGTATACGTAGCCAGTAGCAGTGCGACTTAA